One part of the Arabidopsis thaliana chromosome 4, partial sequence genome encodes these proteins:
- a CDS encoding SBP (S-ribonuclease binding protein) family protein gives MWFGLFFLCVDNLILQGEELRRTLADNRERRYVELLCAAEEIVGRKLRKKEAELEKATRRHAELEARVAHIVEEARNWQLRAATREAEVSSLHAHLQQAIANRLDTAAKQSTFGEDGGDAEEAEDAESVYVDPERIELIGPSCRICRRKSATVMALPCQHLILCNGCDVGAVRVCPICLAVKTSGVEVLF, from the coding sequence AtgtggtttggtttgttttttctttgtgttgataatttgattttgcaggGTGAAGAGTTGCGGCGTACGTTAGCGGATAACAGAGAGAGACGCTACGTAGAGTTATTGTGCGCTGCGGAGGAGATAGTCGGAcggaaattgagaaaaaaagaagcggAGTTGGAGAAAGCCACGCGCCGTCACGCTGAGCTAGAAGCGCGTGTAGCTCACATCGTGGAAGAGGCGCGAAACTGGCAGTTAAGAGCGGCGACGCGGGAAGCTGAGGTGTCCTCGTTACATGCTCATCTCCAACAAGCCATAGCTAACCGCCTAGATACGGCGGCGAAACAGAGTACGTTCGGAGAAGACGGCGGAGACGCGGAAGAAGCAGAGGACGCTGAATCGGTTTACGTGGATCCGGAGCGGATCGAATTGATCGGACCAAGTTGTAGGATTTGCCGGCGGAAATCTGCGACGGTGATGGCATTGCCGTGTCAACATTTGATTCTTTGTAATGGATGCGACGTCGGAGCAGTGCGAGTCTGTCCGATTTGCCTCGCCGTGAAGACTTCCGGTGTcgaagttttattttga
- a CDS encoding senescence-associated family protein (DUF581) (Protein of unknown function (DUF581); CONTAINS InterPro DOMAIN/s: Protein of unknown function DUF581 (InterPro:IPR007650); BEST Arabidopsis thaliana protein match is: Protein of unknown function (DUF581) (TAIR:AT5G47060.1); Has 30201 Blast hits to 17322 proteins in 780 species: Archae - 12; Bacteria - 1396; Metazoa - 17338; Fungi - 3422; Plants - 5037; Viruses - 0; Other Eukaryotes - 2996 (source: NCBI BLink).), translating to MEVSMRKPYFIEEEDDGFVSLSEMEAGVSSPSCYNYPQSYYYNHHHHQYSVSSPRSGKFHDFRFDNSYYGYGQPHFLDSCFLCKKRLGDNRDIFMYRGDTPFCSEECREEQIERDEAKEKKQSLSTSVKAMRRNEKRSSSSSPTRSRNYAFRTGTVAAA from the exons atggaGGTTTCGATGAGAAAGCCTTAtttcatagaagaagaagacgatggttttgtttctttatctgAGATGGAAGCTGGAGTTTCAAGTCCTTCTTGTTACAACTATCCTCAGAGTTATTATTataaccatcatcatcatcagtacTCTGTTTCATCTCCCAGATCTGGAAAATTTCATGATTTTAGATTCGACAATAGCTATTACGGTTATGGACAGCCTCATTTCTTGGACTCTTGCTTCCTCTGCAAGAAACGTCTTGGTGATAACAGAGACATCTTCATGTACAG AGGAGACACACCGTTCTGTAGTGAAGAGTGTAGAGAAGAACAGATAGAAAGAGACgaagcaaaagagaagaaacagagtctGTCTACATCTGTGAAAGCTAtgagaagaaatgaaaagcgaagctcttcttcttctccaactagATCTCGTAACTATGCTTTCCGCACTGGAACTGTTGCTGCTGCCTAA
- the CKB2 gene encoding casein kinase II beta chain 2 (casein kinase II beta chain 2 (CKB2); FUNCTIONS IN: protein kinase regulator activity; INVOLVED IN: protein amino acid phosphorylation; LOCATED IN: protein kinase CK2 complex; EXPRESSED IN: 24 plant structures; EXPRESSED DURING: 15 growth stages; CONTAINS InterPro DOMAIN/s: Casein kinase II, regulatory subunit, alpha-helical (InterPro:IPR016149), Casein kinase II, regulatory subunit, beta-sheet (InterPro:IPR016150), Casein kinase II, regulatory subunit (InterPro:IPR000704); BEST Arabidopsis thaliana protein match is: casein kinase II beta chain 1 (TAIR:AT5G47080.4).) has product MYRERGMVGSKSEVVDRKRINEIHDNRPSHSMSQPVNGKGKVTSTSVLMGKQQLHDKESSRSGSISKTNISDAVDISDTDSEESEVSGSDGEDTSWISWFCNLRGNEFFCEVDDDYIQDDFNLCGLSHQVPYYDYALDLILDVESSHEEQNELIESAAEMLYGMIHARFILTSKGLASMLDKYKNYDFGRCPRVYCCGQPCLPVGQSDIPRASTVKIYCPKCEDVYYPRSKYQGNIDGAYFGTTFPHLFLMTYGHLKPQKASQSYTQRVFGFKLHKP; this is encoded by the exons ATGTATAGGGAGAGAGGTATGGTTGGATCGAAGTCGGAGGTGGTCGATCGGAAACGAATAAACGAGATTCACGATAACAGGCCTTCGCATTCGATGTCTCAGCCTGTCAATGGAAAAGGCAAGGTAACATCGACCTCCGTTTTGATGGGGAAGCAGCAATTGCATGATAAGGAATCTTCACGTTCTGGTTCTATCTCTAAGACTAACATTTCCGACG CTGTGGATATATCAGACACAGACAGCGAAGAATCAGAGGTCAGTGGTTCTGATGGAGAGGACACCTCGTGGATATCTTGGTTCTGCAACCTTCGTGGGAACGAGTTCTTCTGtgaagttgatgatgattaCATCCAGGATGACTTTAACTTGTGTGGACTCAGCCATCAAGTTCCTTACTACGACTATGCccttgatttgattttggatgtGGAGTCTTCGCATG AGGAACAGAATGAATTGATCGAGTCAGCAGCAGAGATGCTATATGGAATGATTCATGCTCGTTTCATATTGACTAGCAAAGGGCTGGCTTCTATG TTagacaaatacaaaaactatgACTTTGGAAGATGCCCAAGAGTTTATTGTTGTGGCCAACCTTGTTTACCAGTTGGTCAATCCGATATCCCTAGAGCAAGCACCGTAAAGATATACTGCCCAAAATGTGAAGATGTCTATTACCCACGATCAAAATACCAAGGAA acaTAGATGGAGCTTACTTTGGGACAACGTTTCCACATCTGTTCTTGATGACGTACGGGCATCTGAAGCCACAAAAGGCATCACAAAGCTACACTCAAAGAGTGTTTGGGTTCAAGCTACACAAGCCGTGA
- a CDS encoding SBP (S-ribonuclease binding protein) family protein (SBP (S-ribonuclease binding protein) family protein; FUNCTIONS IN: zinc ion binding; INVOLVED IN: biological_process unknown; LOCATED IN: cellular_component unknown; CONTAINS InterPro DOMAIN/s: Zinc finger, RING-type (InterPro:IPR001841), S-ribonuclease binding protein, SBP1, pollen (InterPro:IPR017066); BEST Arabidopsis thaliana protein match is: SBP (S-ribonuclease binding protein) family protein (TAIR:AT5G47050.1); Has 422 Blast hits to 421 proteins in 63 species: Archae - 0; Bacteria - 11; Metazoa - 35; Fungi - 13; Plants - 325; Viruses - 3; Other Eukaryotes - 35 (source: NCBI BLink).), with protein sequence MPLLSDNERIGLFSDSSMAIQAQHPSRFFFNNSNGQEASDCSLQPQDTPFTNFTKAGVDSRKRSREVYSSALMNPPPPKPSQVIDITELLQKTPNVVSTGLRLFHDQSQNQQQFFSSLPGDVTGKIKRQRDELDRFIQTQGEELRRTLADNRERRYVELLCAAEEIVGRKLRKKEAELEKATRRHAELEARVAHIVEEARNWQLRAATREAEVSSLHAHLQQAIANRLDTAAKQSTFGEDGGDAEEAEDAESVYVDPERIELIGPSCRICRRKSATVMALPCQHLILCNGCDVGAVRVCPICLAVKTSGVEVLF encoded by the exons ATGCCCTTATTATCTGATAATGAACGCATAGGTCTCTTCTCTGATAGCTCAATGGCGATTCAAGCTCAGCATCCTTCacgtttcttcttcaacaacag TAACGGACAAGAAGCTAGTGATTGTTCGTTGCAGCCTCAAGACACTCCTTTCACTAATTTCACCAAAGCTG GGGTTGATTCAAGAAAACGATCAAGAGAAGTTTATTCATCGGCTCTGATGAACCCTCCACCTCCAAAACCGTCGCAAGTTATTGATATAACCGAGTTGTTGCAGAAAACGCCTAACGTGGTTTCCACTGGTCTTCGATTATTTCATGATCAGTCACAGAATCAAcaacagtttttttcttctcttcccgGAGATGTTACCGGAAAGATTAAACGGCAAAGAGATGAACTAGACAGATTCATTCAGACTCAG gGTGAAGAGTTGCGGCGTACGTTAGCGGATAACAGAGAGAGACGCTACGTAGAGTTATTGTGCGCTGCGGAGGAGATAGTCGGAcggaaattgagaaaaaaagaagcggAGTTGGAGAAAGCCACGCGCCGTCACGCTGAGCTAGAAGCGCGTGTAGCTCACATCGTGGAAGAGGCGCGAAACTGGCAGTTAAGAGCGGCGACGCGGGAAGCTGAGGTGTCCTCGTTACATGCTCATCTCCAACAAGCCATAGCTAACCGCCTAGATACGGCGGCGAAACAGAGTACGTTCGGAGAAGACGGCGGAGACGCGGAAGAAGCAGAGGACGCTGAATCGGTTTACGTGGATCCGGAGCGGATCGAATTGATCGGACCAAGTTGTAGGATTTGCCGGCGGAAATCTGCGACGGTGATGGCATTGCCGTGTCAACATTTGATTCTTTGTAATGGATGCGACGTCGGAGCAGTGCGAGTCTGTCCGATTTGCCTCGCCGTGAAGACTTCCGGTGTcgaagttttattttga
- a CDS encoding Polyketide cyclase / dehydrase and lipid transport protein (Polyketide cyclase / dehydrase and lipid transport protein; FUNCTIONS IN: molecular_function unknown; INVOLVED IN: biological_process unknown; LOCATED IN: chloroplast; EXPRESSED IN: 23 plant structures; EXPRESSED DURING: 15 growth stages; CONTAINS InterPro DOMAIN/s: Streptomyces cyclase/dehydrase (InterPro:IPR005031); Has 2562 Blast hits to 2558 proteins in 1000 species: Archae - 0; Bacteria - 1601; Metazoa - 177; Fungi - 106; Plants - 52; Viruses - 1; Other Eukaryotes - 625 (source: NCBI BLink).), whose protein sequence is MPPFMSGLRAVSSLLSCRNAISRKLVSRSGIPRGSFVSDQIRRFGSLSGVERCSSNWLMSNDDARVSFRRLPGSVSLLQRRHFLGCGDGEEGGGELSKIYEERRVLGYTPEQMFNVVAAVDLYHGFVPWCQRSEVLKEYPDGSFDAELEIGFKFLVESYISHVESERPKWIKTTARDTGLFDHLINLWQFKPGPIPGTCDLHFHVDFKFNSPLYRQVASMFFKEVASRLVGAFSDRCRLVYGPGVRVDENAYEQRA, encoded by the exons ATGCCACCGTTTATGTCTGGTCTCAGAGCTGTATCTTCCTTACTTTCATGTCGAAACGCGATTAGCAGGAAACTCGTTAGTCGTTCTGGGATCCCTCGAGGGAGTTTTGTATCAGATCAAATTAGGAGATTTGGTTCTCTTTCCGGCGTCGAGAGATGTTCTTCTAATTGGTTGATGTCCAATGATGACGCTAGAGTCTCTTTCCGGAGATTGCCTGGCTCTGTGAGCCTACTTCAGAGACGGCATTTTCTGGGGTGCGGAGATGGGGAAGAAGGTGGTGGTGAGTTATCAAAGATCTATGAAGAGAGACGTGTCTTAGG GTATACTCCGGAGCAAATGTTTAACGTAGTTGCAGCTGTAGACTTGTACCATGGATTTGTTCCTTGGTGTCAGCGCTCTGAGGTTCTTAAAGAATACCCTGATGGGTCATTTGATGCTGAATTGGAGATTGGTTTCAAGTTTCTTGTTGAGAGTTACATTTCCCATGTCGAATCCGAGAGGCCGAAATGGATTAAG ACTACAGCGAGGGACACTGGCCTGTTTGACCATTTGATAAACCTCTGGCAATTTAAGCCAGGGCCCATTCCTGGAACCTGCGACCTTCACTTCCATGTagatttcaaattcaattcaCCTCTCTATCGCCAG GTGGCGTCAATGTTCTTCAAGGAGGTAGCATCAAGACTTGTGGGGGCATTCAGTGATCGATGCCGACTAGTGTATGGTCCAGGAGTCCGAGTAGATGAAAACGCATATGAGCAAAGAGCTTGA
- the CKB2 gene encoding casein kinase II beta chain 2 (casein kinase II beta chain 2 (CKB2); FUNCTIONS IN: protein kinase regulator activity; INVOLVED IN: protein amino acid phosphorylation; LOCATED IN: protein kinase CK2 complex; EXPRESSED IN: 24 plant structures; EXPRESSED DURING: 15 growth stages; CONTAINS InterPro DOMAIN/s: Casein kinase II, regulatory subunit, alpha-helical (InterPro:IPR016149), Casein kinase II, regulatory subunit, beta-sheet (InterPro:IPR016150), Casein kinase II, regulatory subunit (InterPro:IPR000704); BEST Arabidopsis thaliana protein match is: casein kinase II beta chain 1 (TAIR:AT5G47080.1); Has 1087 Blast hits to 1085 proteins in 223 species: Archae - 0; Bacteria - 0; Metazoa - 424; Fungi - 286; Plants - 156; Viruses - 0; Other Eukaryotes - 221 (source: NCBI BLink).) produces the protein MYRERGMVGSKSEVVDRKRINEIHDNRPSHSMSQPVNGKGKVTSTSVLMGKQQLHDKESSRSGSISKTNISDAVDISDTDSEESEVSGSDGEDTSWISWFCNLRGNEFFCEVDDDYIQDDFNLCGLSHQVPYYDYALDLILDVESSHGEMFTEEQNELIESAAEMLYGMIHARFILTSKGLASMLDKYKNYDFGRCPRVYCCGQPCLPVGQSDIPRASTVKIYCPKCEDVYYPRSKYQGNIDGAYFGTTFPHLFLMTYGHLKPQKASQSYTQRVFGFKLHKP, from the exons ATGTATAGGGAGAGAGGTATGGTTGGATCGAAGTCGGAGGTGGTCGATCGGAAACGAATAAACGAGATTCACGATAACAGGCCTTCGCATTCGATGTCTCAGCCTGTCAATGGAAAAGGCAAGGTAACATCGACCTCCGTTTTGATGGGGAAGCAGCAATTGCATGATAAGGAATCTTCACGTTCTGGTTCTATCTCTAAGACTAACATTTCCGACG CTGTGGATATATCAGACACAGACAGCGAAGAATCAGAGGTCAGTGGTTCTGATGGAGAGGACACCTCGTGGATATCTTGGTTCTGCAACCTTCGTGGGAACGAGTTCTTCTGtgaagttgatgatgattaCATCCAGGATGACTTTAACTTGTGTGGACTCAGCCATCAAGTTCCTTACTACGACTATGCccttgatttgattttggatgtGGAGTCTTCGCATG GTGAGATGTTTACAGAGGAACAGAATGAATTGATCGAGTCAGCAGCAGAGATGCTATATGGAATGATTCATGCTCGTTTCATATTGACTAGCAAAGGGCTGGCTTCTATG TTagacaaatacaaaaactatgACTTTGGAAGATGCCCAAGAGTTTATTGTTGTGGCCAACCTTGTTTACCAGTTGGTCAATCCGATATCCCTAGAGCAAGCACCGTAAAGATATACTGCCCAAAATGTGAAGATGTCTATTACCCACGATCAAAATACCAAGGAA acaTAGATGGAGCTTACTTTGGGACAACGTTTCCACATCTGTTCTTGATGACGTACGGGCATCTGAAGCCACAAAAGGCATCACAAAGCTACACTCAAAGAGTGTTTGGGTTCAAGCTACACAAGCCGTGA
- a CDS encoding Protein kinase superfamily protein (Protein kinase superfamily protein; FUNCTIONS IN: protein serine/threonine kinase activity, protein kinase activity, kinase activity, ATP binding; INVOLVED IN: protein amino acid phosphorylation; LOCATED IN: cellular_component unknown; EXPRESSED IN: 6 plant structures; EXPRESSED DURING: LP.06 six leaves visible, 4 anthesis, C globular stage; CONTAINS InterPro DOMAIN/s: Protein kinase, ATP binding site (InterPro:IPR017441), Protein kinase, catalytic domain (InterPro:IPR000719), Serine/threonine-protein kinase domain (InterPro:IPR002290), Tyrosine-protein kinase, catalytic domain (InterPro:IPR020635), Serine/threonine-protein kinase-like domain (InterPro:IPR017442), Protein kinase-like domain (InterPro:IPR011009), Serine/threonine-protein kinase, active site (InterPro:IPR008271); BEST Arabidopsis thaliana protein match is: Protein kinase superfamily protein (TAIR:AT5G47070.1); Has 120448 Blast hits to 119165 proteins in 4607 species: Archae - 125; Bacteria - 14071; Metazoa - 44732; Fungi - 10312; Plants - 33334; Viruses - 391; Other Eukaryotes - 17483 (source: NCBI BLink).) — protein sequence MNCLFLFMSKKPKSRGNMEKEKKNIRGREFLQKSAPELTTRKTTLSFNLPTPRSLPSPTSIKDLYTDREQNQNQNLRVFSFKELSDATCEFSRKLKIGEGGFGSVYKATINNPTVGDSHSSPLTVAVKKLNRQSLQGHKQWLAEVHFLGVVNHPNVVRLLGYCSEDRERLLVYELMSNRSLEDHLFTLRTLTLSWKQRLEIMLGAAQGLAYLHEIQVIYRDFKSSNVLLNEEFHPKLSDFGLAREGPEGDNTHVTTARVGTDGYAAPEYVITGHLKTHCDVYSFGVVLYEIITGRRTLERMKPLAEQKLLEWVKKYPINSKRFKMIVDSKLCNKYPIAMVRRVAKLADHCVNKIDKERPTMAFVVESLTNIIEESNSEDMGSSVGIRG from the exons aTGAATTGTCTGTTCTTGTTCATgtccaagaaaccaaaatccaGAGGAAatatggagaaagagaaaaaaaacataagaggAAGAGAGTTCTTGCAAAAGTCAGCTCCAGAATTAACGACGAGAAAGACAACTTTGTCGTTCAATCTCCCAACACCAAGATCTCTGCCATCTCCAACGAGTATCAAAGACTTGTACACAGAcagagaacaaaatcaaaatcaaaacctgagggttttttctttcaaggAACTGAGTGACGCCACTTGTGAGTTTAGCAGGAAGCTAAAGATCGGAGAAGGTGGCTTTGGTAGTGTCTATAAAGCCACCATTAACAATCCCACCGTAGGAGATTCTCATTCTTCTCCACTTACCGTAGCCGTTAAGAAACTCAATAGACAAAGTCTACAG GGTCACAAGCAATGGCTAGCAGAGGTTCACTTTTTGGGAGTGGTGAATCACCCTAACGTTGTGAGGCTCTTAGGGTATTGCTCAGAGGACAGAGAGAGACTTTTGGTTTACGAGTTGATGTCTAATCGCAGCTTGGAGGATCATCTCTTCACTCTAAGAACCTTAACGTTGTCGTGGAAACAAAGGCTCGAGATCATGCTTGGTGCAGCTCAAGGATTGGCTTATTTGCACGAAATCCAG GTAATATACAGAGACTTCAAATCATCAAATGTGCTATTAAATGAAGAATTCCATCCGAAATTATCCGATTTTGGTCTCGCTAGAGAAGGTCCCGAAGGAGACAATACTCACGTTACAACCGCA AGAGTTGGAACAGACGGCTATGCCGCTCCCGAGTATGTAATAACCGGTCACCTCAAGACACATTGCGATGTATATAGCTTTGGAGTTGTTTTGTACGAAATTATCACTGGTCGTCGCACATTGGAACGAATGAAACCTTTAGCTGAACAAAAGCTTCTAGAATGGGTCAAAAAATATCCTATTAATagcaaaagattcaaaatgaTCGTTGACTCCAAGCTATGCAATAAGTATCCAATTGCTATGGTCAGGAGAGTGGCTAAATTGGCTGATCATTGTGTGAACAAGATCGATAAAGAAAGACCTACCATGGCCTTTGTCGTCGAAAGTCTTACGAATATCATTGAGGAATCAAATTCTGAAGATATGGGAAGTTCTGTTGGCATTAGAGGCTAG
- a CDS encoding SBP (S-ribonuclease binding protein) family protein (SBP (S-ribonuclease binding protein) family protein; FUNCTIONS IN: zinc ion binding; INVOLVED IN: biological_process unknown; LOCATED IN: cellular_component unknown; CONTAINS InterPro DOMAIN/s: Zinc finger, RING-type (InterPro:IPR001841), S-ribonuclease binding protein, SBP1, pollen (InterPro:IPR017066); BEST Arabidopsis thaliana protein match is: SBP (S-ribonuclease binding protein) family protein (TAIR:AT5G47050.1); Has 404 Blast hits to 403 proteins in 61 species: Archae - 0; Bacteria - 12; Metazoa - 34; Fungi - 6; Plants - 318; Viruses - 3; Other Eukaryotes - 31 (source: NCBI BLink).) yields MNPPPPKPSQVIDITELLQKTPNVVSTGLRLFHDQSQNQQQFFSSLPGDVTGKIKRQRDELDRFIQTQGEELRRTLADNRERRYVELLCAAEEIVGRKLRKKEAELEKATRRHAELEARVAHIVEEARNWQLRAATREAEVSSLHAHLQQAIANRLDTAAKQSTFGEDGGDAEEAEDAESVYVDPERIELIGPSCRICRRKSATVMALPCQHLILCNGCDVGAVRVCPICLAVKTSGVEVLF; encoded by the exons ATGAACCCTCCACCTCCAAAACCGTCGCAAGTTATTGATATAACCGAGTTGTTGCAGAAAACGCCTAACGTGGTTTCCACTGGTCTTCGATTATTTCATGATCAGTCACAGAATCAAcaacagtttttttcttctcttcccgGAGATGTTACCGGAAAGATTAAACGGCAAAGAGATGAACTAGACAGATTCATTCAGACTCAG gGTGAAGAGTTGCGGCGTACGTTAGCGGATAACAGAGAGAGACGCTACGTAGAGTTATTGTGCGCTGCGGAGGAGATAGTCGGAcggaaattgagaaaaaaagaagcggAGTTGGAGAAAGCCACGCGCCGTCACGCTGAGCTAGAAGCGCGTGTAGCTCACATCGTGGAAGAGGCGCGAAACTGGCAGTTAAGAGCGGCGACGCGGGAAGCTGAGGTGTCCTCGTTACATGCTCATCTCCAACAAGCCATAGCTAACCGCCTAGATACGGCGGCGAAACAGAGTACGTTCGGAGAAGACGGCGGAGACGCGGAAGAAGCAGAGGACGCTGAATCGGTTTACGTGGATCCGGAGCGGATCGAATTGATCGGACCAAGTTGTAGGATTTGCCGGCGGAAATCTGCGACGGTGATGGCATTGCCGTGTCAACATTTGATTCTTTGTAATGGATGCGACGTCGGAGCAGTGCGAGTCTGTCCGATTTGCCTCGCCGTGAAGACTTCCGGTGTcgaagttttattttga